TTCAAAGGCCCGTGCGCGGTGGCTGAGATGCTGTTTGACAATGGGTGCTAATTCGCCGAATGTCTTATGCAGCTCAATGATTTCGAAATAGGGGTCGTAACCAAATCCGTTCTGGCCGCGCGGTGCTTCGGTCATGCGACCTCGACAGCGGGCTTCCACCTGCAGGCAGATCTCGCCTTTCGGATTCGACAGTGCGACGTTACAGACATAGGCGGCGGTTCGTTTTTCTTGAGGGACGCCTGCCAGTTCCTGGATCATTTTCGCGTTATTCTTTTCATCAGTGGCATCTTCACCGCTGAAACGGGCAGAATAAATTCCCGGTGCGCCGTTCAGAGCATCGATCATCAAACCACTGTCTTCGCCAATCGTCCACTGTGAAATTGTGCGGGCGGTCTCAGATGCTTTTTTGGCAGCATTCTCTGCGAAGGTACTGCCATCCTCCACAACTTCCTGAGCTTCCGGATAGTCGGCGACACTTTGGACCTGGATGCCATGCGGTTGCAGTAACTCGGAAATCTCAGCTGCTTTTTTTTGATTACGGCTGGCTAGAACAATGACGGGGTGTTGTGACATGATCGCGTGGAATTTCTAGAGGATCGATAACAGACATACCAGGTCGGAGCAGGCGGTGTTACCGCGCAAAAAAGAAGCCTTCCCGACTTCAGGCACTGTAACAGGCCGTATTGACAGAGGGAAGGCTACCACGATAATCTGATTCAGCCGGATTTGAATTACCGGGCTTTGGGGTTTTGAATCAACGTTGGTTTGGGATCAAACACCCATGATGCGGCCGGTGGTGACTGTGGAGTTTTGCCGGGAATCACGAAGTACTCTGCGGTCATCGTTTCCACGTTTGTTTCGGGATGCGGTTTCAGTTTGGAACCGAACAGTTTGGCGTAAGAGGCAATCCGAGGATCGTCTGCTGAATCAAAGGAGCCTACTGTCACGATGGATCGATATTTTTCATGCAGGACATAAGCATCAATATTCCGTGCAGAGCCGGCAGGGAACCCATAGCTTTTGGCGTTTCGTAATGCTTTCGCCAGGGTCCAGGCATTTTCTGCTGCCTGATCCAGACTGTTGCTGACTTTTAAGTCGCTGCTGGAGGCATTCTGGAAGCGGGAAGTTGCTGTTTTGGTGACGGAGTTACCATAAAATGAAGCGACCACCAGAGAATATTTTCCTTTGTTTTTCAGAAGAGAATATTCAATTCCGGAGTTCAGTTTGGCGATCAGTGGGTCCTGTTTTCGCTGTGCGACTTCCTGTGGTGAAAGCAGCGGGTTGATCGTGAGAAACGCACCACTGAGCGGACCTGGTTGTCCGGGCGTTTTATTATAAACGCCATTTTCGGTCAGGACTTCGGGGTGAAAGTTTTTGATGTATTTCAAAGTCTTCTGGGCAACGTTGTCTTCACTGTCAGAATAATTGCCTGCGATTACAGAAATCATGGCGCGCTGTGCTGCATAGCTGCGGCGTTCTTCTCGGCCGAGGCGGTCCAGTGTATTGAAGCGTTGAATGACAGATTCCTGGCTGAAGGTGTAAGCCGGAATCCCGCGTTTCCGTAGTTCGTAAACCAGTTCATCGGCGGCTTCCTGAGCACTCAAACCTTTTGAGCGTCGGCTTTCAGGAATGTCTCGCAGACTGGCGACCATG
This genomic interval from Gimesia alba contains the following:
- the rdgB gene encoding RdgB/HAM1 family non-canonical purine NTP pyrophosphatase → MSQHPVIVLASRNQKKAAEISELLQPHGIQVQSVADYPEAQEVVEDGSTFAENAAKKASETARTISQWTIGEDSGLMIDALNGAPGIYSARFSGEDATDEKNNAKMIQELAGVPQEKRTAAYVCNVALSNPKGEICLQVEARCRGRMTEAPRGQNGFGYDPYFEIIELHKTFGELAPIVKQHLSHRARAFERFIPQLVDLFQRESA